The following are encoded together in the Streptomyces flavofungini genome:
- a CDS encoding RNB domain-containing ribonuclease, whose translation MPRRHLHVTGAAEAPLRAALRDLRAELGVPETFPADVLAEAERAAAAPRLPDEDATGVPFFTVDPPTSVDLDQAMHLSRRRSGGYRVRYAIADVAAYVTPGGPLDAQAHHRVTTLYFPDGKVPLHPTPLSEGAASLLPDQTCPAVLWTLDLDAGGRTERTDVRRALVRSRAKLDYEGVQRAIDAGTAEEPLALLAEVGRLREQLEVERGGISLNVPEQEITEKDGTYELGFRAPLPADGWNAQISLLTGMAAADLMIASGAGVLRTLPLAPDGAVARLRHTAKALGVDWPHHVPYARLVRSLDPRDPRHAAFLQECTTLLRGAGYTVFSGGEVPELTTHAAVAAPYAHCTAPLRRLVDRYAAELCLAACAGAGPPDWVLAALPELPREMAEGTRRANSVERGSVDIVEAALLKDRVGEVFDGVVVDVKEREPTVGTVQLAEPAVVARIEAGPGGAGGADGQRGLPLGERLRVRLTQADPGRAAVLFTPA comes from the coding sequence ATGCCCCGCCGCCACCTGCATGTGACCGGCGCAGCCGAGGCTCCGCTGCGGGCCGCGCTGCGCGACCTGCGCGCCGAGCTCGGCGTACCGGAGACGTTCCCGGCCGACGTGCTCGCGGAGGCCGAGCGCGCCGCGGCGGCCCCCCGCCTCCCGGACGAGGACGCGACCGGCGTCCCCTTCTTCACCGTCGACCCGCCGACGTCCGTGGACCTGGACCAGGCGATGCACCTGTCGCGGCGGCGGAGCGGCGGCTACCGGGTGCGGTACGCGATCGCGGACGTGGCCGCCTACGTCACCCCCGGCGGACCGCTGGACGCACAGGCGCACCACCGCGTCACCACCCTCTACTTCCCCGACGGGAAGGTCCCCCTGCACCCCACCCCGCTCAGCGAGGGCGCGGCCAGCCTGCTCCCCGACCAGACCTGCCCGGCCGTCCTGTGGACCCTCGACCTGGACGCGGGCGGCCGCACCGAACGGACCGACGTACGCCGCGCCCTGGTCCGCAGCCGCGCCAAACTCGACTACGAGGGCGTGCAGCGCGCCATCGACGCGGGCACCGCCGAGGAGCCGCTCGCGCTGCTCGCCGAGGTGGGACGGCTGCGCGAGCAACTGGAGGTCGAGCGCGGCGGCATCTCCCTGAACGTGCCCGAGCAGGAGATCACCGAGAAGGACGGCACGTACGAACTCGGCTTCCGCGCCCCGCTGCCCGCCGACGGCTGGAACGCCCAGATCTCCCTGCTCACCGGCATGGCCGCCGCCGACCTCATGATCGCCTCCGGCGCCGGCGTGCTGCGCACCCTGCCGCTCGCCCCCGACGGCGCCGTCGCCCGCCTGCGCCACACCGCGAAGGCCCTCGGCGTCGACTGGCCGCACCACGTCCCGTACGCCCGCCTCGTCCGCTCCCTCGACCCGCGCGACCCGCGTCACGCGGCGTTCCTGCAGGAGTGCACGACGCTGCTCCGCGGCGCCGGGTACACGGTGTTCAGCGGCGGCGAGGTGCCGGAGCTGACGACGCACGCGGCGGTGGCCGCCCCGTACGCGCACTGCACCGCACCCCTGCGCCGCCTCGTCGACCGCTACGCCGCCGAGCTCTGCCTCGCCGCGTGCGCGGGCGCCGGGCCGCCGGACTGGGTGCTCGCCGCCCTGCCCGAGCTGCCCCGGGAGATGGCCGAGGGCACGCGGCGCGCCAACTCCGTGGAGCGCGGCAGCGTGGACATCGTCGAGGCGGCCCTCCTGAAGGACCGGGTGGGCGAGGTGTTCGACGGGGTGGTGGTCGACGTGAAGGAGCGTGAACCGACCGTGGGGACCGTGCAGTTGGCGGAGCCCGCGGTCGTCGCCCGGATCGAGGCCGGGCCGGGCGGGGCGGGTGGCGCTGACGGGCAGCGCGGGCTGCCGCTGGGGGAGCGGCTGCGGGTGCGGCTCACACAGGCCGATCCGGGGCGGGCGGCGGTGCTGTTCACTCCGGCGTGA
- a CDS encoding zinc ribbon domain-containing protein produces MNAAPADQIRLLDLQDLDVRLAQLAHKRASLPEHAEIESLTKDLTQLRDLLVAATTEESDCAREQTKAEQDVDQVRQRAARDQKRLDSGAISSPKDLENLQKEIASLAKRQGDLEDVVLEVMERRESAQERVSELTERVGSIQSKIDDATGRRDAATGEFDREAANVTKEREVVAGSVPADLLALYDKVRAKQGGIGAAKLHQRRCEGCRLELDITEVNDIKAASPDKVVRCENCSRILVRTAESGL; encoded by the coding sequence CTGAACGCCGCGCCCGCCGACCAGATCCGCCTTCTCGACCTCCAGGACCTGGACGTACGCCTCGCGCAGCTCGCGCACAAGCGCGCCTCGCTGCCCGAGCACGCCGAGATCGAGTCCCTGACGAAGGACCTCACGCAACTGCGCGACCTGCTCGTCGCCGCGACGACGGAGGAGAGCGACTGCGCCCGCGAGCAGACCAAGGCCGAGCAGGACGTGGACCAGGTGCGCCAGCGCGCCGCCCGCGACCAGAAGCGCCTGGACTCCGGTGCGATCAGCTCCCCGAAGGACCTGGAGAACCTCCAGAAGGAGATCGCCTCCCTCGCCAAGCGCCAGGGTGACCTGGAGGACGTCGTCCTGGAGGTCATGGAGCGCCGTGAGTCCGCGCAGGAGCGCGTGAGCGAGCTGACCGAGCGCGTCGGCTCGATCCAGTCGAAGATCGACGACGCGACGGGCCGCCGGGACGCCGCCACCGGCGAGTTCGACCGCGAGGCCGCGAACGTCACCAAGGAGCGCGAGGTCGTCGCCGGGTCCGTCCCCGCCGACCTGCTCGCCCTCTACGACAAGGTGCGCGCGAAGCAGGGCGGCATCGGCGCCGCCAAGCTCCACCAGCGGCGTTGCGAGGGCTGCCGCCTGGAGCTCGACATCACCGAGGTGAACGACATCAAGGCGGCGTCGCCCGACAAGGTCGTGCGCTGCGAGAACTGCAGCCGCATCCTGGTGCGCACCGCCGAGTCCGGCCTGTAA
- a CDS encoding Nif3-like dinuclear metal center hexameric protein — MPRLSEVIAALDALWPAERAEQWDAVGTVCGDPEAEVSRVLFAVDPVREIADEAVRLGADLLVTHHPLYLRGTTTVAASTFKGRVVHDLIKHDVALHVAHTNADSADPGVSDALAGALGLRVVGPLVPDPSDAAGRRGLGRVCELEHPLPLAEFAELAAARLPATAQGVRVAGDPGQTVRRVAVSGGSGDSLFDAVRAAGVDAFLTADLRHHPVSEARAQAPLALLDAAHWATEWPWCELAAAQLDEISDRHGWGLRVHVSKTVTDPWTAHAASSTTTLAASATRAPSDPDPLGAPN; from the coding sequence GTGCCCCGTCTGTCTGAAGTCATCGCCGCTCTCGACGCCCTGTGGCCCGCGGAGCGGGCCGAGCAGTGGGACGCCGTCGGCACCGTGTGCGGTGATCCCGAGGCCGAGGTCTCGCGGGTCCTGTTCGCCGTCGACCCCGTCCGGGAGATCGCCGACGAGGCGGTACGCCTCGGCGCGGACCTGCTGGTCACGCACCACCCGCTGTACCTGCGGGGTACGACGACGGTCGCGGCCTCGACGTTCAAGGGCCGCGTCGTGCACGACCTGATCAAGCACGACGTCGCCCTGCACGTCGCCCACACGAACGCCGACTCCGCCGACCCGGGGGTGAGCGACGCCCTCGCGGGCGCCCTCGGCCTGCGCGTCGTGGGGCCGCTCGTGCCGGACCCGTCGGACGCCGCCGGACGCCGCGGCCTCGGCCGGGTCTGCGAGCTCGAACACCCGCTGCCGCTCGCCGAGTTCGCCGAGCTGGCCGCCGCCCGCCTGCCCGCCACCGCGCAGGGCGTCCGAGTCGCGGGGGACCCCGGGCAGACCGTCCGCAGGGTCGCTGTCAGCGGCGGCTCCGGCGACAGCCTCTTCGACGCCGTGCGGGCCGCGGGCGTGGACGCCTTCCTCACCGCCGACCTGCGCCACCACCCGGTGTCGGAGGCCCGCGCACAGGCGCCGCTCGCGCTGCTCGACGCCGCGCACTGGGCCACCGAGTGGCCGTGGTGCGAGCTGGCCGCGGCGCAGCTCGACGAGATCTCCGACCGGCACGGCTGGGGACTGCGCGTCCACGTGTCGAAGACCGTCACCGACCCCTGGACCGCCCACGCGGCGTCGTCCACCACCACCCTCGCAGCGAGCGCTACGCGCGCGCCTTCCGACCCCGATCCCCTTGGAGCCCCCAACTGA
- the yaaA gene encoding peroxide stress protein YaaA — protein sequence MLVLLPPSEGKAPSGRGAPLKPESLSLPGLADARAAVLDELVELCAADEDKARAVLGLSEGLRGEVAKNAELRTAGARPAGEIYTGVLYDALDLASLDAAAKRRAARSLLVFSGLWGAVGVTDRIPSYRCSMGVKLPGLGALGAYWRGPMADVLPAAAGDGLVLDLRSAAYASAWKPKGEVAGRTATVRVLHAQVVDGVERRSVVSHFNKATKGRIVRALLAAGISPGSPAELVVALRDLGYVVEAEAPSRAGRAWGLDVVVREIH from the coding sequence GTGCTCGTCCTGTTGCCGCCGTCCGAAGGCAAGGCCCCGTCCGGACGGGGGGCGCCGCTGAAGCCGGAGTCGCTGTCCCTGCCCGGGCTCGCCGACGCGCGCGCCGCCGTCCTCGACGAGCTCGTCGAGCTGTGCGCGGCCGACGAGGACAAGGCGCGGGCCGTGCTCGGGCTCAGTGAGGGGCTTCGCGGGGAGGTCGCCAAGAACGCCGAGCTGCGGACCGCCGGGGCGCGGCCCGCCGGGGAGATCTACACCGGCGTCCTCTACGACGCCCTCGACCTCGCCTCCCTCGACGCCGCCGCCAAGCGGCGTGCCGCGCGCTCCCTCCTCGTCTTCTCCGGCCTCTGGGGGGCCGTCGGCGTCACCGACCGGATCCCTTCCTACCGCTGCTCCATGGGCGTCAAGCTGCCCGGGCTCGGGGCGCTCGGCGCGTACTGGCGCGGGCCCATGGCGGACGTGCTGCCCGCCGCCGCGGGGGACGGGCTCGTCCTCGACCTGCGGTCCGCCGCGTACGCCTCCGCGTGGAAGCCCAAGGGGGAGGTGGCCGGGCGCACCGCCACGGTGCGCGTGCTGCACGCGCAGGTCGTCGACGGGGTGGAGCGGCGGTCCGTCGTCTCCCACTTCAACAAGGCCACGAAGGGGAGGATCGTGCGGGCTCTGCTCGCCGCGGGGATCTCTCCCGGCTCCCCCGCCGAGCTCGTCGTCGCGCTGCGGGACCTCGGGTACGTCGTGGAGGCGGAGGCGCCCTCGCGGGCGGGGCGGGCCTGGGGGCTGGATGTGGTGGTGCGGGAGATTCATTGA
- a CDS encoding 3-oxoacyl-ACP reductase — MSLPLEGLAAVVTGAGRGLGRAEALELARLGASVVVNDFGQPGRDGSGEASAAPAEEVAAQIRESGGKAVAHTGDVADLQQARALVESAVDTYGKLDILVNNAGILRDRMIFSMSEDEWDSVIRVHLKGHFNTIRFASAHWRERSKEAGGPVYGRIVNTSSEAFLAGSAGQPNYAAAKGGIVGLTTSTALALAKYGVTTNAICPRARTRMTSDVFAGFAEPGEGELDPLAPEHVAPLVGYLASPAARRVNGQVLVVHGGMVAVVERPRVAAQFDSAGGVFGFAELDEALSPYFASRPEGETFGAAEVLGLRRG; from the coding sequence ATGTCACTGCCACTTGAAGGTCTCGCCGCCGTCGTCACCGGGGCGGGCCGCGGGCTCGGCCGGGCCGAGGCGCTGGAACTCGCCCGGCTCGGCGCGAGCGTCGTCGTCAACGACTTCGGGCAGCCGGGCCGCGACGGCTCCGGCGAGGCGTCGGCCGCGCCCGCCGAGGAGGTCGCGGCACAGATCCGGGAGTCCGGCGGGAAGGCCGTGGCCCACACCGGGGACGTCGCCGACCTGCAACAGGCACGCGCCCTCGTCGAGTCGGCCGTCGACACGTACGGCAAACTCGACATCCTGGTCAACAACGCGGGCATCCTGCGGGACCGGATGATCTTCTCCATGTCGGAGGACGAGTGGGACTCGGTGATCCGCGTCCACCTCAAGGGTCACTTCAACACCATCCGGTTCGCCTCCGCCCACTGGCGCGAGCGCTCCAAGGAGGCCGGTGGGCCCGTGTACGGGCGCATCGTCAACACCTCGTCCGAGGCGTTCCTCGCCGGGTCCGCCGGGCAGCCCAACTACGCGGCGGCCAAGGGCGGGATCGTGGGGCTCACGACCTCCACGGCCCTTGCTCTCGCCAAGTACGGCGTCACCACCAACGCCATCTGTCCGCGGGCGCGGACCCGGATGACCTCAGACGTCTTCGCCGGGTTCGCCGAGCCCGGGGAGGGGGAGCTGGATCCGTTGGCGCCGGAGCATGTCGCTCCGCTGGTGGGGTATCTGGCTTCGCCCGCTGCGCGGCGGGTCAACGGGCAGGTGCTCGTCGTCCACGGCGGGATGGTCGCCGTCGTCGAACGGCCGCGGGTCGCGGCGCAGTTCGACTCCGCCGGCGGGGTGTTCGGCTTCGCCGAGCTGGACGAGGCGCTCTCGCCGTACTTCGCCTCCCGGCCGGAGGGGGAGACGTTCGGGGCGGCGGAGGTGCTGGGGTTGCGGCGGGGGTGA
- a CDS encoding bifunctional RNase H/acid phosphatase has protein sequence MREFIVEADGGSRGNPGPAGYGAVVIDAESGETLAEAAEYIGVATNNVAEYKGLVAGLKAAHALDPEASVHVRMDSKLVVEQMSGRWKIKHPDMKPLAAEAARVLPGDRVTYEWIPREKNKHADRLANEAMDAGKRGEQWSPSASTAELDRPARTAGATAPAGPPGDAAAGAAKARAALAGASAGRGTGAGGGGEAGFTASALGASATVARGGGADVTETAGAAEVADVRAARSVAAGGGDGAALGSTTGGGAVAADAPGTAVPPVGWAAPADLGAPATFVLLRHGETPLTPQKRFSGSGGSNPSLSDVGREQAVRVAAALAARGTVQAVVSSPLLRCQETARTVAARLGLDVHLEEGLRETDFGDWEGLTFAEVRERQPDELTAWLASPDVAPPGGESFAEVTTRVEAARERLLAAYAGRTVLLVTHVTPIKTLVRLALGAPPESLFRMELSAASLSAVAYYGDGNASLRLLNDTGHLR, from the coding sequence GTGCGGGAGTTCATCGTCGAGGCCGACGGCGGCTCCCGGGGCAACCCGGGACCCGCGGGCTACGGCGCGGTCGTCATCGACGCGGAGTCCGGGGAGACCCTGGCCGAGGCCGCGGAGTACATCGGCGTCGCGACGAACAACGTCGCCGAGTACAAGGGCCTGGTCGCCGGCCTCAAGGCGGCCCACGCGCTCGACCCGGAGGCGAGCGTGCACGTGCGCATGGACTCCAAGCTTGTCGTCGAGCAGATGTCGGGCCGCTGGAAGATCAAGCACCCCGACATGAAGCCCCTCGCCGCCGAGGCCGCGCGGGTGCTCCCCGGGGACCGGGTGACGTACGAGTGGATCCCGCGCGAGAAGAACAAGCACGCCGACCGGCTCGCCAACGAGGCCATGGACGCGGGCAAGCGCGGCGAGCAGTGGTCGCCGTCGGCGTCGACGGCCGAGCTCGACCGGCCCGCGCGCACGGCCGGCGCCACCGCGCCCGCCGGGCCGCCCGGGGACGCGGCCGCGGGCGCGGCGAAGGCGCGGGCCGCGCTGGCGGGAGCCTCCGCCGGGCGCGGTACGGGGGCCGGGGGCGGCGGCGAGGCCGGGTTCACGGCGAGTGCGCTCGGTGCCTCGGCCACGGTGGCCCGGGGCGGCGGTGCGGACGTGACCGAGACGGCCGGGGCGGCCGAGGTGGCCGACGTGCGGGCCGCCCGGTCCGTGGCCGCCGGTGGCGGTGACGGTGCCGCACTCGGGAGTACGACGGGTGGGGGCGCCGTCGCGGCGGACGCACCCGGTACGGCGGTTCCGCCCGTCGGCTGGGCCGCGCCCGCCGACCTGGGCGCCCCCGCCACCTTCGTCCTGCTGCGGCACGGCGAGACCCCGCTGACGCCCCAGAAGCGCTTCTCCGGCAGCGGCGGGAGCAACCCCTCCCTCTCCGACGTCGGCCGGGAGCAGGCCGTCCGCGTCGCCGCCGCGCTCGCCGCGCGCGGCACCGTCCAGGCCGTCGTCTCCTCACCGCTCCTGCGCTGCCAGGAGACCGCCCGTACCGTCGCCGCCCGGCTCGGCCTCGACGTGCACCTCGAAGAAGGCCTGCGCGAGACGGACTTCGGGGACTGGGAGGGGCTGACCTTCGCGGAGGTGCGCGAGCGGCAGCCCGACGAGCTGACCGCGTGGCTGGCATCGCCGGACGTCGCGCCGCCGGGCGGCGAGTCGTTCGCCGAGGTCACGACCCGCGTCGAGGCCGCCCGCGAGCGCCTCCTCGCCGCGTACGCGGGCCGCACCGTGCTGCTCGTCACGCACGTCACGCCCATCAAGACCCTCGTCCGGCTCGCCCTCGGCGCGCCGCCCGAGTCCCTGTTCCGGATGGAACTGTCGGCGGCCTCGCTGTCGGCGGTGGCGTACTACGGCGACGGCAACGCGAGCCTGCGGCTGCTGAACGACACGGGGCATCTGCGCTGA
- a CDS encoding MerR family transcriptional regulator, which yields MRIGEIAAAVGLTTRAIRHYHHLGLLPEPARRPNGYRDYGLREAIVLARVKRLTELGLGLDEVRDVLADDAGRELTEVLAELDDDLARQEADIKARRARLAELLRLADEGLLTGEGPVSAGLAELFGRFGPAAAGSPTAAKDLEHLALFDATLDPARRDVVYGALRRLADDTELAARMRALYARLDELADAPPDDPRVEPLGRDLAAVVPEDFLAALTREGEGPEGGEGAGRPAHGDAFGEAFLDDFAPAQAAAVRVMLRHLGDRTGWTP from the coding sequence ATGCGCATCGGAGAGATCGCCGCCGCCGTCGGGCTCACGACGCGCGCCATCAGGCACTACCACCACCTCGGGCTGCTGCCCGAGCCCGCGCGGCGGCCCAACGGCTACCGGGACTACGGGCTCCGCGAGGCCATCGTGCTCGCCCGCGTCAAACGGCTCACCGAGCTGGGGCTCGGCCTCGACGAGGTGCGGGACGTGCTCGCGGACGACGCGGGGCGCGAGCTCACCGAGGTGCTCGCCGAGCTGGACGACGACCTGGCCAGGCAGGAGGCGGACATCAAGGCGCGGCGGGCCCGGCTCGCCGAGTTGCTGCGGCTGGCCGACGAGGGGCTCCTGACCGGGGAAGGGCCGGTCTCGGCGGGGCTCGCGGAGCTGTTCGGGCGGTTCGGGCCCGCCGCTGCCGGGTCGCCCACCGCCGCCAAGGACCTCGAACACCTGGCCCTCTTCGACGCCACCCTCGACCCGGCCCGCCGTGACGTCGTCTACGGCGCCCTGCGCCGGCTCGCCGACGACACCGAACTCGCCGCCCGCATGCGCGCGTTGTACGCCCGCCTCGACGAACTCGCCGACGCCCCGCCGGACGACCCCCGGGTCGAGCCGCTCGGCCGGGATCTCGCGGCCGTCGTCCCGGAGGACTTCCTCGCCGCCCTCACCCGGGAGGGCGAGGGCCCGGAAGGCGGGGAGGGCGCGGGGCGGCCCGCGCACGGCGACGCCTTCGGGGAGGCCTTCCTCGACGACTTCGCGCCCGCCCAGGCCGCCGCCGTGCGCGTCATGCTGAGGCACCTCGGCGACCGGACGGGGTGGACGCCGTGA
- a CDS encoding Zn-dependent alcohol dehydrogenase: MRAAVLHETGQDKLDVLDDVEAVGFGPGRARIRVRATGLCHSDVSAMNGVLPQPAPFVPGHEGAGEVLEVGDGVGNVKPGDRVLVCWLPACGQCPACRRGQTQLCLAGFMNAGTPNFRRSGDRSDVFGFAGTGTFAEEIVVDASCAVPIPDDVPFDIAALIGCGVTTGLGAAINTADVAAGSSVAVIGCGGVGVSAIQGARLKGAAEIIAVDPVASRREAALRFGATQAVAPDELSDARQRVTAGEGFDYVFEVVGKSATTRTAYEMTRRGGTLCVVGAGAMDDQVQFNMFELFFDEKRILPSLYGGGDVLRSYERAIALWRAGRVDLEGMITHRVRLAEINEALEQMRSGTALRTCIEI, from the coding sequence ATGCGCGCAGCCGTACTGCACGAGACAGGCCAGGACAAGCTCGATGTGCTCGACGACGTCGAGGCGGTGGGCTTCGGCCCGGGCAGGGCCAGGATCCGGGTGCGGGCCACCGGCCTGTGCCACTCCGACGTGTCCGCCATGAACGGCGTGCTGCCGCAGCCCGCGCCGTTCGTCCCCGGCCACGAGGGCGCGGGCGAGGTCCTGGAGGTCGGCGACGGCGTCGGCAACGTCAAACCGGGCGACCGGGTCCTGGTGTGCTGGCTCCCGGCGTGCGGGCAGTGCCCGGCGTGCCGCCGCGGCCAGACCCAGCTGTGCCTGGCCGGTTTCATGAACGCCGGAACCCCCAACTTCCGCCGTTCCGGGGACCGCTCGGACGTCTTCGGCTTCGCGGGCACGGGCACCTTCGCCGAGGAGATCGTCGTCGACGCGTCCTGCGCCGTGCCCATACCGGACGACGTGCCCTTCGACATCGCCGCGCTCATCGGCTGCGGCGTCACGACGGGGCTCGGCGCCGCCATCAACACCGCCGACGTGGCGGCCGGTTCGTCCGTCGCCGTCATCGGCTGCGGCGGCGTCGGCGTCTCCGCGATCCAGGGCGCGCGGCTCAAGGGCGCCGCGGAGATCATCGCCGTCGACCCGGTCGCGTCCCGGCGCGAGGCCGCGCTCCGCTTCGGCGCGACCCAGGCCGTCGCCCCCGACGAACTGTCCGACGCCCGCCAGCGCGTGACCGCGGGCGAGGGCTTCGACTACGTCTTCGAGGTCGTCGGCAAGTCCGCGACGACCCGCACCGCGTACGAGATGACCCGGCGCGGCGGCACCCTCTGCGTCGTCGGCGCGGGCGCCATGGACGACCAGGTGCAGTTCAACATGTTCGAGCTGTTCTTCGACGAGAAGCGGATCCTGCCCTCGCTGTACGGCGGCGGGGACGTGCTCCGGTCGTACGAGCGGGCCATCGCCCTGTGGCGCGCGGGGCGCGTCGACCTGGAGGGGATGATCACGCACCGGGTGCGCCTGGCCGAGATCAACGAGGCGCTGGAGCAGATGCGGTCGGGGACGGCGCTGCGGACGTGCATCGAGATCTGA
- a CDS encoding ABC transporter substrate-binding protein has translation MSPRHLPHRPHRGAAAVALAVVGALALSACGSGDDGSGKSDRGSGSKAVAQGGDDFAKAAEKTAKMGTGAKPGQFPRTIEHALGKTELKRAPKRVVVLDVGELDNVVSLGVKPVGYAPTEGDDGIPSYLKKDAGSPKNVGTINALNLEAIANLKPDLILGSELRAAKLYPQLAKIAPTVFSVRPGFTWKENYLLNAAALDRTAAAEAKLGAYEKKAKALDKDLGADKPTVTMLRYMPDRIRLYAKASFVGTILQDAGLPRPKNQQVNDLAVEISPEKIDEADADWIFTGVYGDAKKTGRSGAEKNPLWKKLDAVGNGRAKDVPDETWYLGLGVTAADKVLDDLRGHLVK, from the coding sequence ATGTCCCCACGCCACCTGCCTCACCGCCCCCACAGAGGAGCTGCCGCCGTCGCGCTCGCCGTCGTCGGTGCGCTCGCCCTGTCCGCCTGCGGGTCGGGCGACGACGGCTCCGGCAAGTCCGACCGTGGCTCCGGCAGCAAGGCCGTCGCGCAGGGCGGCGACGACTTCGCCAAGGCGGCCGAGAAGACGGCGAAGATGGGCACGGGCGCCAAGCCGGGCCAGTTCCCGCGCACCATCGAGCACGCGCTGGGCAAGACGGAGCTGAAGCGGGCGCCGAAGCGGGTCGTGGTCCTGGACGTCGGCGAGCTGGACAACGTCGTGTCCCTCGGTGTGAAGCCCGTCGGCTACGCCCCCACCGAGGGCGACGACGGCATCCCCTCGTACCTGAAGAAGGACGCGGGCAGCCCGAAGAACGTCGGCACGATCAACGCGCTCAACCTGGAGGCGATCGCGAACCTCAAGCCCGACCTGATCCTCGGCAGCGAGCTGCGCGCCGCCAAGCTCTACCCGCAGCTCGCCAAGATCGCCCCGACCGTCTTCTCCGTGCGCCCCGGCTTCACCTGGAAGGAGAACTACCTCCTCAACGCCGCCGCGCTCGACAGGACCGCCGCCGCCGAGGCCAAGCTGGGCGCGTACGAGAAGAAGGCCAAGGCCCTGGACAAGGACCTCGGCGCCGACAAGCCCACCGTCACGATGCTGCGCTACATGCCCGACCGCATCCGGCTCTACGCCAAGGCGTCGTTCGTCGGCACCATCCTCCAGGACGCCGGCCTGCCGCGGCCCAAGAACCAGCAGGTCAACGACCTCGCCGTGGAGATCAGCCCGGAGAAGATCGACGAGGCCGACGCCGACTGGATCTTCACCGGCGTCTACGGCGACGCCAAGAAGACCGGCCGCTCCGGCGCCGAGAAGAACCCGCTGTGGAAGAAGCTCGACGCGGTCGGGAACGGCCGGGCCAAGGACGTCCCTGACGAGACCTGGTACCTGGGCCTCGGTGTGACGGCGGCGGACAAGGTCCTCGACGACCTCCGCGGCCACCTCGTCAAGTAG
- the eda gene encoding bifunctional 4-hydroxy-2-oxoglutarate aldolase/2-dehydro-3-deoxy-phosphogluconate aldolase has translation MNPAAAAKASVLDLAPVIPVVVIDDPADALPLARALVAGGLPAIEVTLRTPVALDAIRAIAAGVPDAVVGAGTIVSAANVTAAADAGARFLVSPGWTPTLLDAMAASGLPFLPGVSTTSEVVALLERGVEEMKFFPAEAAGGTPYLKSLGGPLPQARFCPTGGITAASAPAYLALRNVGCVGGSWMLPADAVAAKDWTRVESLAREAAALR, from the coding sequence ATGAACCCCGCTGCCGCCGCCAAGGCCTCCGTGCTGGACCTCGCCCCGGTCATCCCCGTAGTCGTCATCGACGACCCCGCGGACGCGCTTCCCCTGGCGCGAGCCCTGGTCGCGGGCGGCCTCCCGGCGATCGAGGTGACCCTGCGGACGCCCGTCGCCCTGGACGCGATCCGGGCCATCGCGGCCGGCGTCCCGGACGCGGTGGTCGGCGCGGGGACGATCGTCTCGGCGGCGAACGTCACGGCCGCGGCCGACGCGGGCGCCCGTTTCCTGGTGAGCCCGGGCTGGACGCCGACGCTGCTCGACGCGATGGCGGCGTCGGGGCTGCCGTTCCTGCCGGGCGTCTCGACGACGTCGGAGGTCGTGGCGCTCCTTGAGCGCGGCGTCGAGGAGATGAAGTTCTTCCCGGCGGAGGCGGCGGGCGGGACGCCGTATCTGAAGTCCCTCGGGGGCCCGCTCCCCCAGGCCCGCTTCTGCCCGACGGGCGGCATCACTGCGGCGTCCGCCCCGGCCTACCTGGCGTTGCGGAACGTGGGCTGCGTGGGCGGCAGTTGGATGCTCCCGGCGGACGCGGTGGCGGCGAAGGACTGGACACGGGTGGAGTCCCTGGCCCGCGAGGCGGCGGCCCTGCGCTGA